Within Hydrotalea sp., the genomic segment TCAGGGCGCGGGTGTCAACACCGGCGATGGCGGGAATGCCATTGTCGCGCAACCACGTGCGCAGGCTTTGCCGCCCGCGCCAATTTGAAAATTCATCATCAGGAATTTCGCGAAACACCGCACCGGCGACCGAAATTTTTTGCGCTGTTGCAGATTTTTTCCGCGCGTAATCGGTTTCGTTATCGCGGTCGTTGCAACCAACAATGCCGATATGCGGAAATGTAAAATTAACAATTTGCCCGGCGTATGACGGGTCGGTTAAAATTTCTTGGTAACCGGTCATGCTGGTGTTAAAACATAACTCGCCCGATGTTGCGCGGTCGTGCCCCACCGCGACGCCATGAAACACCGTGCCGTCGGCCAACAACAATAAAGCGGGGGTTTGTTCGTTTGTCATTATAAAATTATCGCCACAAGTTTCGTGTTGCAAAAAGCCACGATTCTAATTATTATGCAAGCAAATTCACCAACCGAAAAAAAGGAAAAAACATGTCGTTACGCCAAACCATCACCGATGAAATGAAAAAAGCCATGTTGGCAAAAAATGAATCGCGCTTAAAAACCATCCGCCTGATGCAGGCCGCGTTAAAAGACAAGGACATTGCCGGTCGCACCGCCGACAGCAAGGACGGCATCACCGACGACGCCATTATTAAAATGTTACAATCGATGGTCAAGCAACGCCGCGATTCAATCGCCATGTATGAACAGGGTGGCCGCCCCGAATTGGCCAAGGCCGAACAAACCGAAATCCACATTATCAAAGAATTTTTACCGCAGATGATGGAGGGGGCAGAATTGGAAAAGGCGATAAAAGACGCCATTGCCACCACCGGCGCGGCAACGATAAAAGACATGGGCAAGGTGATGAACCACCTGAAAGAAAAATTCCCCGGCAAAATCGACGCCGCCCAAGCCGGCGCAATGGTAAAAACGTTGGTGGGGTAAATTTTTACTTGTCGTGATTAGGCGAATCGCTTTACAATTTCGCCATAATATATTTCATGACAAGTTTAATACAAACCGATAACGAATGGCTGACCGCTAAACAGGCTAGCGATTGGGCTTCGGGTTTTTTGCAAAAAAATATCACCCCAAGCAACATCAGCTATTTGGTGCGCTATGGCCGAATAAAAAATAAGGGCAACGGGGTTGGCATCCAGGTCGATAAATCAGAATTGTCGCGTTATTATGAACAACATTATAAACGCGAAAACGCTTGGAAAGAAAAATTGGGAAGCGACCTAAATTGGCGGTTATCATTTTCGGAATGTAAAGAAAGCGACACAACAAAACATGTGCATCGCCTGCATCCTTATAAAGGAAAATTTATTCCTCAATTGGT encodes:
- a CDS encoding GatB/YqeY domain-containing protein, whose amino-acid sequence is MSLRQTITDEMKKAMLAKNESRLKTIRLMQAALKDKDIAGRTADSKDGITDDAIIKMLQSMVKQRRDSIAMYEQGGRPELAKAEQTEIHIIKEFLPQMMEGAELEKAIKDAIATTGAATIKDMGKVMNHLKEKFPGKIDAAQAGAMVKTLVG